In Malaclemys terrapin pileata isolate rMalTer1 chromosome 14, rMalTer1.hap1, whole genome shotgun sequence, the genomic stretch gggggggggtcacgagctgtcagcctccaccccaaaccccgctttgcctccagcatttataatggtgttaactatataaaaagtgtttttaattcataagggggggtcgcaatcagaggcttgctgtgtgaaggggtcaccggtacaaacgtttgagaaccactgggctacactCTGCGTCACCCTGTTTGAAGGTAGGTGCCAGAGATGAGAAGCTGGAGGCCGGGCAGCATTTCACTGAGCTGTACCTTCCCTTCATCAAACACCTCTTTGGTAGGGGAGCCGGTTGCCCAGGGCACATGTATGTCGTGCCATGAGGAATTGCCTTTGATTGGGTGGTGGCCTGCCCTCTACTGGCCTCATGGGCTCTACACGAGTTCAATGAGCTGCAGCACTGCCCCCtacagctggagctgggaggtCGACAGAAAGGAGcttcgccctcctcccccacccacttatAATGAGGCTTCCTGATTGTGGCTCTTTCAATGAATCTGCAAAGTGTAGCCCGACGAGCCGTTAATGCTAACCCGGGAGGAGCAGGAACAATCACAAACGCTTGCAATGTAGCAATGAAGCTTTATTATATATGCGTCTGTTACAGCTTATGGGTGTTCTTGCAAGGACACTTACAGTCTGAAACACAATGTCTTTGGCTGTAGTGCACAGTGTGTCAGTCCTTCTGTAAGTGCACAGAGCTCGCTCACTGTCAGGACTgagctgtctgtctgtcagtgcTGAAACAAGAACAGTCCAGTGAGGTATGTGGAATGAAGACAGGAAATGTGCAGAGACAACCGGAGGCAGTTGGGTCTGGcgtggctctggggtggagtgttTATCTGTGGTTCTCAGAAAGTGAGGTTTGTTTCCTCTTTGCCTCCAAGACCCTGATTGCCCTCTTCACCCAAGGCTTTGAGGGGTCAGCACAGACCTCGCGGCCAGCAACCGTCTCCAACCTGCAAATGGAAAACAAGAGAGCTCATTAAAAAGGGCcacctttgtatttttatttgcaaacatcttccccttccctttccttgCATCAGTTTCCCACGCCCTTGTCTGTCTTGtcaatttagattgtaatctctttggagcagggactttacTTTATATACGTATCTACAGCACCTGGCGCATCGGGGCCCTGATCAAGACTGGGGACTTTACATGCAATTATTATACAAATTATAATTAATAAGTGCTAGACCATCCATATAGATAGCTCATCCTCTTGAGTGTCGCTAGGCTATTGGTTTCAATAATACCCTGCAGCAAGATTAACGATACTTCTCACTTCTGGAGCTTACCCAGTGTTACTCTCTTTATAAAGAAAACCTCCCATATACAAGAGCTTAACGGGACCCTGTGGTCTCTGTAACCTGTTGTGACAGCTGGTATCTCAGGCGGACACCTTCTCTGGCTTGCCAGTGAGGTGCACTGTAACAGGGTAGGAGGACAATCAGCCCTGGAGGGAATAGTCTCTACTTACACAACAGCTGGTAAGTGACACTCGCGGGGGGTATTGTAGAAATCCACCAGTTTAGAAAGCTGAATGGCTCCAGTCACGTAATTAAAGCAACACTCCACGGGAGTAGCTGATAGGGCTGTGAAAGAGAGAGTTCGTTAATCCCAAAGCCATTGCATTAGAACTGACTGGTATTGGGATTTCTCAGGGGCTCTGTTCTCCTTTTTAGTCACCTcagaaaaactacattaaaactgTGAAAAGTGTGGCTGACATTGTCTCCACAGGAGTGGGAATTCCCAAGCTAAGATGCAGTTAAGTTTAAGAATCTCTGTCCATTTTGGCTACTGTATTGGAGACCTGAATCTGAAAGGACACGTTAAAGTTGATGGCAAAGCTGCGTATGGGAACACACCTGGGCCACCTGGTAGTTCACTGGCATCATTCTGAGACGCACTATGGCTACAATGAATTTCACAGCTACACTGGGCTTGAGCTCAGCTCTGCCCATGGTTCTCCAAAGGGGCTAATCATTTCAGGTGTCTCCAGTTTTGGGTGCACAGCTTGAGATTCCTTCAAGAGGCTGCTTTTCAGAATGTGCTGAGCATCCACCATCTGAAAACTAGACCCCTGGAAAATGTCTCCCTTTGTGTACCCAGAACTTCAGCTACCCAAACTGATTTGTCACCTTGGAAAATGTGGGTCAGATTCTCCTGATTCAAAACAGCCCAGCCTTTTACCACTTACACTAAAGGGAACTCTCCATTAACTGTTAGCCCTATAGGACACATGACACACAGTTGAATAATACTAATTCCATCCTGTAGGGGGCAATGGTACAAATACATAGTAGCCAGTACATTAGAGTAATTAGAAACAAATTTGCTGAAATGTATTATTCTGGCTTTCCCTCCCTTTATTCTCTAGTACTTAAGGGCACttccatgaaaacagatttttgtttcCTAAAAGCTTGCTCTCTGCTGCTACGTAACCCCCACCTGAAGTCAGAATCCTGTGTCTGTCGTGTCACAATTACTTGCCCTGGAAATGATCATAAGGTCACAAGAGGATTATGGCAATCAAATGGGGGTCTAGCGGCAAGAGAAGATGAACCCTTAAACACAGATCCTATTGACATGCAAATCTCATTAATGAAGGAGGAAGGAATAAAATCTTAATGTTATattcagcccctgccataagtgGGTGCAATTTCCATTGACACCATTGAGAGCTGGACCTGCTCAGTTCCGGGCTGAATTATGTCTAGTCTACTATTATTCTCTTAGGTGGTTTCTAGGACCCTCCCAAAAACCTCTGCTGCAGGCCACCAGCTCCCTCATTCCAGACACTTGGGGCTAGACCCTTGGCTGATGTAAATCGATGTAGCTCCAccgatttcaatggaactactcctgtctacaccagctcaggatctggcctctGCTCCTGTATCAAGGTTCCTACTTACCTGTTGCATATTGATAAGAAACCCCCAGGAGGAAGGTGGCCAGGAGAGCTGTCCTCAGGCTGATCATGGTGACTTTGAAGTGGGTTTTCTTCTGCTGTAGAACTGTTCCTTTCTTCCCCAGGAAGCAGTGAAGTTAGAACTTGGAGGCAAAGTCAGGCAATTTATTCTGTCTTTGCTGCCTTCACAAGCCACGTGTCAGGAGAGTTCAGAGAAAAACCAACCCGGAAAGTGTGGCGAGATTCTACAAAATGTGTTTGATTTTAACTCTTGAGAAAGGAAACCCTGAGAACAGCCCTGGAAACCAGAACCCATCACTTCCGCATTCTGAGTAAAACAGCCAGTGGTCTGatagcctggcttctgacagCTTTGGCcaccacttgcagggtgacctccgcacactcccagtcctggatttcccGCACAGAAAAGTGTAttctgcactgcccagccctttTTTGGACAGATCAGCTATTTTAGCTTCATCTCCCTGTAAGGAAATAATATCGAGCAGTCTGCTACTTTAACTGGAATTACCACCCAGCCCAGTTTAACCATGCCACtgaattagttttgattaaagaataaaaccagTTTATTTAACTCCAAAGAGAGGGATTTTAAGTGAGTGCAAGTACAAGGCATTGAagccagaaatggttacaagagaaatacagATAAAAAGCTTTCTAGTGCTAAAACTTAAattagacttggttcaagatGAAATCTGTACCTCGTGCTACCAGCAACAGGGCTGATCACATTTCACATCCCCTTAATTGTGCAAACCTATACAATGGGTAGAAGGGTCTTCTTGACCTCAGCTGATGATCAGTTTATATCCTGGAGCATGAGGACTGATAGCAAGTATAATTTGGGTCCTCTCTTGTGTCACCGCAGACGCTAGGCTTAGCGGCTCGACAGTGTGAACCGAGTGCTTTTGAAACTCTGGACATCACCGTGATCCAAAAAACACTTTGTGGTAGGTCATCATGTCATTAGAACAGGACATAAACTGCAGCGGGGAAGGTCAGGGAAGCAagaggctgggagtgggctgggagATGATCTCTCTTATGGAAGGACCCTTGCAATGCCCAGGGGTTATCCCCGCCAGATACCGGACCAGGATTTAGGAACCGTCAAAGGACAGTCCTGAGAATACATCCCAGATTTTATGAGGAACCCAGTGGTGGCTGGGACAAGAATTTAAGAGttaggccaggtctgcactacagacctatatcggtatcagtacgtcgctcagaggtgtgaaaaatccactctcctgagcaacatagttgtCCCGACCAAATCCCCAGGGTAgacacctctcggggaggtggatgaaCTAAGCGGACGGGAGAGGCgctgtacgtgaagacaagcccttagtgtgcgGAATAAAACCGTGGTGCTTAGCTCTGCATAAGCCGGCCATACAAACACAAGTCCTGTGATTACAGACATTGCTGCACCACAgcctttcctctcctctgcctcCGCTTCTTCCTAGTTCTTCTAGCCGTGAAGTCGTGTGAGCCAGTGGACCTTGAAGACATAGTAGAAATCAGGAGCAAATCCTGAATTAAACCAGCGAATAGCATGCAAAGGTTTGTCTTCCTGTACTGGAGCTGTGGAGAGATCAGCTGGAAGAGGTTTCTTTGTTAACTTTGCAGcgagcttgctcaggaatggaAGATTTGATATCGGGTGGTACATTGCAGCCAAATACAGTTACTTCATCATTGGCCAGAGCTGTGCATGATTTTTGGAAGGTTTCCAAGGCAAAGAAGCCCAATTTCTGCCAGACAGGAACCCAGTTGCTCCTGGCATCCCTAACGATCCAGGAAAGACCGGGGTCTGAATTGCAGGCAGTGAGTCATGTCTCTAAAGCATCCTGcagatggccagtggtgttctgttattttccttgttgggcttgtcctgcagtaggtgacttctgggtacccgtctcgctctgtcaatctgtttcctcacttccccaggtgggtactgtagttttaagaaacCTTAATacagatcttgtaggtgtttgtctctgtctgaaggatTTGAGGAAATACagttgtatagggttaccattcgtctggattctcccggacatgtccggctttttgagtttaaaaatagcgtccggggggaatttgtaaatgtccgcatttccccgcccccccatgcagagcgcggaATGGCTGACAGGGTAGCCAGCCGGACTGAGCCACTCGCATGGgactccggcagccagagcccctcctccgcttcccccctcctctcccctgcagcttcagatcactcccctcctctctctccctctccccctccctgcattcgcagatcgtcGACCATTCGCATcgggcctccagcagtctggagctcctccccctgctccccctcccctgctgcccagcgcgccACTCCGGGGCGGGAACCGGGCTATGTGCTCCACGGGGGAGCTGTAAGTAGGGTTTGTGGGGAGACgtcctagagcagtggtcaccTGCATGCTGCAGCGCCTTTAAAATGCCTCCTTCTGCCTACGAGCACAATCTCTGTTTGATTTTAGCAGCTCTTCCTCCCCCGGTGCGGCTATCGGTCAGTTGCTCGCTGGCTGGACGCCTGTGGTGTTACCTTAGATTGTGAAGCACAGTAGAGTTGTGTCACATCGGCCTCGTGCTGGCAACGGAGCTACGGAATCTTGCGGAAAGATTGAATAGCGTCACGGAGAGAACGGAGCCTTTTGGGACTCAGCCCGGGATGGGTCTAGTGGCCGAGGTGCAGGTTCCCTTCGCTACCCCTGGCCTTCAAGGAACAATTCAAACTCTATTCAAGAGATTCCTTAGACCCAAGTTCACCTCCCTCAGGCCACGT encodes the following:
- the LOC128848937 gene encoding C-C motif chemokine 17-like yields the protein MISLRTALLATFLLGVSYQYATALSATPVECCFNYVTGAIQLSKLVDFYNTPRECHLPAVVLETVAGREVCADPSKPWVKRAIRVLEAKRKQTSLSENHR